One genomic window of Ferrimicrobium sp. includes the following:
- a CDS encoding BMC domain-containing protein: protein MSSSAIGMIETKGYVAALAAADAMVKAANVTIVSRDEVGDGLVAVTIIGDVGAVKAATEAGSEVASSVGELVSVHVIPRPHAEVSRHFHTTETD from the coding sequence ATGTCAAGTAGCGCTATTGGGATGATTGAGACAAAAGGTTATGTAGCGGCGCTGGCCGCCGCAGACGCGATGGTAAAGGCTGCCAATGTAACGATTGTCAGTCGAGATGAGGTTGGCGATGGGCTCGTAGCGGTCACCATCATAGGCGACGTTGGTGCTGTGAAGGCAGCAACCGAGGCAGGATCTGAAGTAGCCTCGAGTGTAGGGGAGTTGGTCTCGGTGCACGTAATCCCTCGACCTCACGCGGAGGTTAGCCGACACTTTCACACCACCGAAACCGACTGA
- a CDS encoding EutN/CcmL family microcompartment protein: MIIAIVVGNVWSTRRLAEIPHGAFLEVEVESNGSRVIAFDVLGCGVGERVLVSQGSVAAAWFTGKPPPIDALIVGHVDERQSAGPTSTDVGDAEK; encoded by the coding sequence GTGATAATTGCAATAGTAGTTGGGAATGTTTGGTCGACCCGGCGACTCGCTGAGATTCCCCATGGGGCGTTTCTCGAAGTGGAGGTTGAATCCAACGGAAGTCGTGTAATTGCTTTTGACGTTCTTGGATGTGGCGTTGGCGAGCGTGTTTTGGTATCGCAAGGGTCGGTGGCGGCTGCATGGTTCACTGGAAAGCCGCCACCAATAGATGCACTCATCGTCGGACATGTCGATGAGCGGCAATCGGCAGGTCCGACCAGTACAGATGTCGGAGATGCCGAAAAGTAA
- a CDS encoding BMC domain-containing protein yields the protein MAELRSFIFLDRLQPQTMCYLGTWIRGSLPRSDVAAQIIEIAPGLDIEPLTDVALKYANVRAGVLVVERQFGYLEIHGTTDEVRAASSAVLEELGTTARDATSPQVLASKLITMLDPQHCFLINRNKIGSMTLPGESLFVLEMQPASYAILATNEAEKSARIKVVDYRMIGATGRVYLSGREADVRQAAEAALGVLEGMR from the coding sequence GTGGCAGAACTTCGTTCGTTTATCTTTTTGGACCGGCTCCAACCACAGACCATGTGCTATCTGGGCACCTGGATCCGTGGTAGTTTGCCGCGAAGCGATGTCGCGGCTCAGATCATTGAGATTGCGCCGGGGTTGGATATTGAGCCGTTAACCGATGTTGCCTTAAAATACGCCAATGTCCGGGCTGGAGTCCTCGTCGTGGAACGACAGTTCGGTTATCTTGAGATTCACGGTACGACCGATGAAGTGCGTGCTGCTAGCAGTGCTGTTCTAGAAGAACTTGGAACGACAGCACGCGATGCGACTAGTCCTCAAGTGCTGGCATCCAAGTTGATCACCATGCTCGATCCTCAGCACTGTTTTTTGATCAACCGTAACAAAATTGGATCAATGACGCTCCCAGGCGAGTCCCTGTTCGTCCTCGAAATGCAGCCAGCGTCTTATGCGATTCTGGCTACCAACGAAGCCGAAAAGTCCGCTCGTATCAAGGTGGTCGACTATCGCATGATTGGCGCCACCGGAAGGGTCTATCTCTCCGGACGCGAGGCTGATGTACGCCAAGCTGCAGAGGCTGCCCTAGGTGTCCTTGAGGGTATGCGATGA